The DNA window TGGTCGCCTTCGGTATAGGTCGCCAAATCAGGGTCATACAGGGAATAGGGCGATTGCCACCCCACCACCGTTGCCGTGCCCTTATGGAGCCGCAAGCGAATTGTCCCTGTCACCCGTTTTTGCGTCTCTTGAATAAACGCATCCAGTGCCGCTTTCAGGGGGCTAAACCACAACCCGTTGTAGACCAGTTCGGCATAGGTGCGCTCAATCCCATACTTGTAATGGGTCACATCCCGCGTCAGGGTCAAACTTTCCAGGGCTTGGTGCGCCGTTATCAACACCGCTAACCCTGGCGCCTCGTACACCTCCCGCGATTTGATCCCCACCAGCCGGTTTTCGATCATGTCAATCCGGCCTACGCCATGTCGTCCCGCCAGGAAATTCAACTGCTCCATCAACGCCACTGGCGGCAGGGGTTCCTCATTCACACCCACCGGTTGTCCCTGGACAAAATCCAC is part of the Chloroherpetonaceae bacterium genome and encodes:
- a CDS encoding argininosuccinate synthase, with product GQSIEAGPLEDPWLEPPEEIYTLTRSIAQAPPLPEYITVDFVQGQPVGVNEEPLPPVALMEQLNFLAGRHGVGRIDMIENRLVGIKSREVYEAPGLAVLITAHQALESLTLTRDVTHYKYGIERTYAELVYNGLWFSPLKAALDAFIQETQKRVTGTIRLRLHKGTATVVGWQSPYSLYDPDLATYTEGD